Below is a genomic region from Raphanus sativus cultivar WK10039 chromosome 4, ASM80110v3, whole genome shotgun sequence.
aaacaaaagagaaaagaaaaaaaaaatccatgtaATTACGATGTCTGGTGAAATAGCTTTCACGTTAGCTAAACCGCTAAAGGACATGTCCTTATTGATGTGTGGAGAATGGGAATAtctttttttatgaaatcaaaaatataaaataggaTAAAATGCAAAAGAAAATAATCGAATCTCGAGTATCTCCAACCTAAGACTTCATTTTAAAGGAGCATAACCTTAAAATAAGAATTTGAGAATTGATTGCTGCAaccatgaattttaaaaaaaaaatctttaaaagttTTGTCTATTTGTATTATAGTCTTTAgtattaacaaaaaattaatcataatgataaaacttcataaatacatataaaatatacttttaatatattataggacacataatattacattattatattataaaacataatatacattatatatataataaaacaatatacatacacacaaattttagaaattatgtACAAGATACCAAACTACTCAAGTAAGATATGTAATTATGTTtatgtaatttgtttttaatttatgtgaaGTTTGATtagtgtatttttattttgtgtgagatttatttaatatattcttctatttatgtgaattttattttagtgctatgtaatatttattctattttactttatttgggtgtatttaaattattttaaataaaattagtagtTGTATCTGTGAAAGTAAATAATTGCAAGAATTGAAAAAAAGTGAATAATAATTCTGAAGTTTTAAATAGTGAAATCTCAAATTTGAAGTGTCACTattcaaaatctcaaaatttaaaGATTTGAAATTATGTTAGAATGACGAAAGCCTCAAAATTTGAGGATTTGAAGTTCGATTGGAGATGTTTTTATTGACCGTCAGGGCCGGCCCTGAGCCAAGCCCGATGAAACATTCATCTTAAGCCCCCAaaatttttgagaaattttacaTGGAAATAAGCctccaaatttgtaaaaaataatttccaGTCTCCAAATTATTGAATTCCTTCTTGACTCGTCTACGGCTCCCAAAATCTCGGACTTGTTGACCGTAacagatatgtatatataccgACTTggaaaaacatatattttctatatagtaccattaaaagagaaaattttCCATTCTGTAAAAGTTTTCACTTTTTCAgaacatgaaaaagaaaaagaaaaagaaaaggaaaaagaaaaacaaaaacaaattatggcgggttagttaacaaaaaaatggaaTTTCACTTTGGATTCCTTCCAATgtaattatgtaaaaaaatatactataaagAAACTCAATTAACACAAAATTTTgggaaaataagaaaacaaattaatccttgagaaattgccaaaaataccattttcatagtaccacttttcatgtttacactaaccacttttaccactacttttaatgaagggtttagatttgaacatttaggatttagggtttagattttatgttttagggtttagatttgatgttttagggtttagggtataaagtttagggtttagagttgaggatttagggtttatagttgagatttcagggtttagggtttaggatattgaatttagggtatatagtttagggtttagggtttagagttgaagatttagggtttagggtttagaattgggggtttaggatttagaattttggattaaaattttgaaaagcatataaaaacaaagatataagagtctttaacattttaataaaaaaggtatttttgaaaatgtgtatttagtggtggtaaagatgaataatggtaccttcaaagtggtatttttgaaaattccccttaaTCCTTTTTTATCGATGATGATTCAAATGAGTGTTTTTATACCTATCATGGGGCATTACAGGAAGAGTTCTAGTTCCAGAAGCAGTAGGAGCCCTAACATGACCCACCATTGAAACCTGaagagcttcttcttcataagcTCTTCTCTCCATTTCTTCCCTCTCCGCTTTCTTCTTCCCCTTCACCAACATCGCCACCACCAGCAACCCTAATAGAATCGCTCCAATCCCCGACCCAATCACACTCCCCACCGCCACTTTCCACCGGCTCAACTTTCCTCCTCCGCTGCCTTCATTCACCTCCGTCGATGGCGTCACCATCCCACCACCACTACTGTCATCATTTTTCCCTCGAGCTTCTGTTGTCACCACTAGAGCATAATGCCCTTGCCTTGTTCCTTTGCAAACATAAGGTGAAACTTGATCACTAAACGTTGTGCTACCGTTGCTTGTGAAACACGCACACAAGACTGATGAGTTCTTCTTCGTCGTCTTAGGGTTATCACTTGACGTGATCTTCAAGAAATCGATCAATATAGGGTTTTGATCGGTACCAACAACGTTAACCTCGTAAGGGTTTGCGGCCACACCGTCAGGGTTAGCGTTGTAAGCTAATAAACCAAGAACCGGTGATACGAGCTGGTAATTGTAATCGGTTAGGTTATAACCGGTAGAGTAGACTGAAGACCAATTCGAGCCGAGGTTTTGTCTAACCAGCATGACTCTCTCCGGGCATGGCTCCACCGTCACGCCAGCGCCGATGTGAAACTCGCCGATTCTTGAACCGTATCTTCTCAGACTCCCGCACCTTAACTTGACCGTGTCGATATCTATACCGGAGAAATTAGAAGGGAGGTGGATTTTCTGTATGGTGCCTGTGTTGAGATTGAGCTTAAAGTTTCTAATGGTGTAGTCTCTGATCATGAGATCTAAAAGACGTGTAGATTGAACTGACTGAGAGTTAGATTGGTGGAACGATAAGAGAAGTGTGACGAGAATGATGATTGTTGTTGATGTACAAAAAGAGGATGAATCCATAAGAGAATGAAGCGATCTTAGTGTGTTTACAGGGGAAGTGAAGAAGAGTAAAGAGAAGAAAGTTTGATTATGTTTGACTTGGTGGGGATATGTTTTTGTGGACAAGCATTATAAACACTTACACTGCATTAGTCAGATTTCTCTTTTTTACCTTTATACAGAAAGACATATGATACAACTATTAAAGTAGCATATGACCGTTCTAACGTATAGGTTTACagatttaaatgattttttcgTAACAACATAAAAGCAATGGATCTGTGTAGTAGTGGAGGAGAAAATTGGGTGAATGATGATAGAAGCATGGGAAGATGATGATCATGATTACTCTTGTTTcctaacaaaaaatatatatatagcaaattattttatatacaaggcagaaaaaaaagaagatagacAATGGCGTGCTAATATTCGTGTGACTTTTCCTCTTTTGTGTAATGGTTTTCGTCTGTGCTTTTATCATGTGTGTTCTTGACTTTAGTTCTTTGTTATCAATCAATCTTTTATGTTACACATAAATTTTGAACCTTTTTACACTCTAATTCACACTATATGCACTAATCACGCTAATCTATCTTACCGATTAAATCATGTAAACCATCTTTTTCCCCTGGGAGTTGCAGTGAGTGGAGACTAAAGGACACGAAAAGTTAAAATTGAAGGTTGTAATTAAGGCAATTTCATGAACATGTTTGTGATCGATCCAGTATCTCGTTTACGCTCCAACGATTTGAATGAAGGGTGAACTAGAAAGCACTTTTATCTAAGATCATAATAAAATGTTTGTCATAtggttgtcttttttttgtccTTGGTAATTGTTGTAGAGCAATTAGAAAGAACAAAGTGTAAACTCTCAATTTCTTATCACAagtgttttaattattattacattggtgaactattttttttctttaaaaaaaaattcttatcaCAAGAAAATCAGCTGCGGTAGAAAGTAAAATGTGCCTTACATTTTGAAGGTAAACCACATCATGTGCAGCTTTCTTcctatataatcatttttatgtTGGATTTGAAATCAAAACCTTACAATAGTAATAGGACTTTTCAATTCATTTCTTTTACTCATGTTGTACCTTTTAGAAGCAAGAATAAATTAAAACCTAAATGAtaatttaatatgttaaaatttgattcagacataagaaataaaaccaaactaaatttcTGTTTTGTAATGGCTTTATATCAGTTAGAATTAACTATCATCCTTTTTTTTGTGCACTACAATTAACTATCATCCTATTACCTATGAAAGGTTGGTGAAgaaatattcataaaatatttccCTTATTTCTTATACAATACTTGGATATCAGAAAACATGTGAAAGAACATGCAAGATCTTAAGTATACAACATCATATCTATTGTTCCTCTGACAAAacccattcttcttctttttccatCCTCATCTtgttgtaacaaaaaaaaagaaaatcaaaacatttctcTCATGTCTCCATGtgaatttaaagtatattaacAAGTATATAAGAAGATGTGTAGTGTACCTCACAGGGTTCAAGCTTGGCTTCCTTCTGGCAATGTGATCAACCGAGTACCCGAGTCATACTCCATCGCGGTTCCACAGCTATAACCACAAGATTGATCACAGATTCAGACATATGTTTAGAACTCTCTAAGCAAAAATTCTAATGCTACAATCTTACTTGGTGCATTTGACAGAGTTAGTTTTGCCACCACTAGAGATCGACAGAATTGTTCCAAAGAAGGAAGTATTCTCCGTTCCACAATTCGGACAAGGACCCTACCATAACAAAACATAAAGAGACAAGAACATTAGTCAAGGACAATTCTTTTGCAAATCTAAGTCATGAATTTTCTACCTTCAAGATCAAGAAGTCTTTGACGATCAGTTTGGTGATTGTTAAAGCCAGATATACAATCAAAGGAACAGCAGCGAACCACGTGAATATGAAACTGTATGGTTCTGAAAGCTCCAAGATGTATGTGATCTCAAAACCTGTAATGTCGTCCAGGAAGAAAAAGCTGAAAGTACacaattgaaaaagaaaaaaaaaacattttagcaAAGACAAAACCTGGGAGGGTTTAAATGATCTGAATGTtcgaaggagaagaagagaattgGTTATAGAGAGTAGAGACACTCACAGTCCTAGAGCAACAACAGTTGCTGGAACATTTAGCAAGAACATTTTGAAATAATCCACTGCGAGATCACTGTACACCTGCATTTAACAAGATTTTTTAACATACATCTTTGTATGGCATATAACCTATGGCAAATGAATCTTAAGTTTATATATACCTTTTTACTACGGAGACTGCATCTTGGACCCTCACACACAATATCGCTACCATCAATCTGTAGAAAGATTCATAAAACTGAAGCTTAGTAGAAAGAATCTTATTAGTATAGCATAAAAGGGAATGGAACCTTTAGTTTGAGTTTGAGCTTATCAAATTCTTCATCATTGAGGATAGGATTCCCAGAAACATAAGCCATTGAAGCTTCCAAGAACCTTTGTTCATCAGAACCTGcgttttcataaaaaaaaaacaatgactTTCTGCctaagaaaccaaaacaaaagatATGACTATATATAGTTTGATTACTTAGCATCACAACACTGCTTCCTTCCCACATCAACTCTTCCTTAAGGTTATCAAACTCCTCATTTGACATGACCGCTTTGCCATCGTAATAGAACGACTGGAAGAAAGACAGTAACA
It encodes:
- the LOC108849807 gene encoding PGR5-like protein 1A, chloroplastic, which codes for MGSKMLFSLTSPRLFSAVSRKPTTTFLSSPSPSPPPSSSWTQLNPGRSISLRKRFFLLPAKATTEQSGQVGGEDVDSNIMPYCSINKAEKKSIGEMEQEFLQALQSFYYDGKAVMSNEEFDNLKEELMWEGSSVVMLSSDEQRFLEASMAYVSGNPILNDEEFDKLKLKLKIDGSDIVCEGPRCSLRSKKVYSDLAVDYFKMFLLNVPATVVALGLFFFLDDITGFEITYILELSEPYSFIFTWFAAVPLIVYLALTITKLIVKDFLILKGPCPNCGTENTSFFGTILSISSGGKTNSVKCTNCGTAMEYDSGTRLITLPEGSQA
- the LOC108849816 gene encoding uncharacterized protein LOC108849816: MDSSSFCTSTTIIILVTLLLSFHQSNSQSVQSTRLLDLMIRDYTIRNFKLNLNTGTIQKIHLPSNFSGIDIDTVKLRCGSLRRYGSRIGEFHIGAGVTVEPCPERVMLVRQNLGSNWSSVYSTGYNLTDYNYQLVSPVLGLLAYNANPDGVAANPYEVNVVGTDQNPILIDFLKITSSDNPKTTKKNSSVLCACFTSNGSTTFSDQVSPYVCKGTRQGHYALVVTTEARGKNDDSSGGGMVTPSTEVNEGSGGGKLSRWKVAVGSVIGSGIGAILLGLLVVAMLVKGKKKAEREEMERRAYEEEALQVSMVGHVRAPTASGTRTLPVMPHDRYKNTHLNHHR